The genomic region GGGCTCTAGGGAGCCAGGCGTCTCCTATCAGAGAACACGAGACGGCAAAGCGGGCCATCCTGCCGCGCGCCGCTCAAGGGAGCGCTGCCCAGCGGAGCGCTGCCCAGGCGCACTGCACCCCAGCACGCACGACGGTCACAGCCGGAGAGGCACACATGGGCCGGGGCTCGCGCTGCTGGGCTTGGACCCCACGGCCCACAGTCCTTTATTACAGAGCAGGGCTCTCAAGGCCGGGCCTCAGTCCGTGGCGACGCCCTAGACGCCAGATGAGGGAGGGGTGGCTCGGGTCGGGGCGCTGGGGACCTCGTAGCCTGGCACAGGGTCGGAGGAGCAGCCCCCACCTCACTCCCTGGAGCGGTGGGGGGGGGGTCGCGGCGTGAACTGGAGTCGGAGCCGTGAATCCTGGGCCCGTGGCCATAGCCGAGCCCTAGGTCAGCCTGGAGATGATCCAGTTCTCGGAGGCGGTGGAGTCCCTGACCCCTCCCAGCCGGACGCCACTTGGAGGGCCGAGTACGCAGGAGGGGAGGAACGAAGCAGGCGGGGCTGCGGAGCAGGGCGGGCAGGAGCAGGGCCTGCGCTCGGGGACAGCGCGGGCCGGCGGCGGGAAAGCGGCCAAGAGGCCGAGACAGGTGTGACGTGGGCGGTGGACGCGGCCGCCAGCGGAGCGGCGAGGCCAAGCCCACGGGGCGCGGCCAGGCCTCAGGCCCGCGTCAGGGCGCAGGGTGCGCGGCCAGGTGGCGCTCCAGCAGCGCGCGGTGCGAGAACACCTTGCCGCAGGCGGGGCAGGGCGCGCGCTCAGGCCGGTGGGTGCGCATGTGCACGTTCAACGAGCTTTTCTGCGTGAAGCGCTTGGCGCAGACGGCGCACTGGAAGGCGCGCACGCCCGTGTGCGTGACCATGTGTTTGAGCAGGTAGTCACGCAGCGAGAAGGATCTCCAGCACACGGCACACTGGTGGGGCTTCTCCCCTGCGGGCGACAGGGCGGGAAGCGCGCTCAGGTCAGCTGGGAAGGGGCTTTGGGGCGCCGTGCCGGACCGCGACTCCCCTCCTCACCCAGACGTGCCATTAACCCGGAATCCCCCAACCCGGCAGGGACGCCCCTCTCCCAGACCCTAACGGTGACACCAGGGTCACTACCTGTCAGTGACTCACGACTCCAACAGGTAGCCTCCTAGCAGGGAAGGCCGCAGGTGGGGCTGACCACTCGGGTGGGGACGAGACCTCCCCCCTCAAACTTCCTGGTGCCAGGCCCAGGGCCGGGCTGCCCCTCCTCCATCCCTGCCGCGCCCAGAGAGCCTCTGAACTCTGGTCACTGGCCGCCGTTCAGGGCCAGCGGCCTCACACTGGGAAAGACCCAAGTATATGTGCCCCTCCCTGCTGGCCGGTACAGAATCCCCGGGGTTACAGAGCAGGCCGCCCCACCACCCGAATCCGAGAGGGGAACCAGGCTGTGCTGACCCTTGGGTCATCGACAGCTCACGAAAGGCCAAGCGAGGGGCCCAGAGACCCACCCCGGCTCACCCGAGTGGATGAACATGTGCTTGGTGTAGTTTTTCCGAGAGCTGAACGTCTTGTGGCAGTGGCTGCACTCGTAGGCGGGAGGCTCGGCACCCGGGGCGCGCGCGGGAGTGGTCGAGGGGGCCGCGGCCGCTGGGGCCGGGGCCTCCCCTAGAGGCGCGCTGGGAGCTGCGTCCGGCTGCAGCGCTGGGTAGAAGGCGGGCGGGGGTGCGGGGGCCGCTCCCGAGGCCGCAGGAGGGGGTTGCGCCGGCGGCCCGGGGGCTCCCAGGTGGAAGGGGAAAAGCGCCACGGGCGGCCCGGGGGTCTTCACGCCAGGTGGGCGGGGCCCCGACAGGACGCAGTCGGGAGGGGCAGGGGTCTCGGCCGGACAGCCTTCGGGGGCGCCCTGATCGCCCTCTTGCCAGGCGGAGACGTAGCCGTCGGGGAACACGTCCTCGGCGGCCGAGGTCCCCCGGAGGAAGTTCCTGCCGGGCCCGCTGTAATCTGAGAGGCCGGCGGGCACGGGCGGCTCCTCCCGCGTGCCGTCCGCCGCGGCGGGCAGGAAGCCCGTGGCGCAGTCGGGGAAGGCGGGGGGCGCCTGGCCCTCCCCGGGGCCTCCTCCCTCGCCGTCCTCGCCGTCGGTCTCGTCGTCGGCCTCGTCGTCGTCGTCGCCGTCGTCCGCGGCCGCGGTCAGCGCGGGGTCGGCGGCCGCGCCCTCCGCCTTGGCGGGTGCGGGGGGCGCGGGCAGCTGCAGGCGCGCCGGCTGGCGCTGCTTGCGCGGGTGCGCGGCGCCGGGGGGGCCCGGGGGCCTCGCCGCCAGCAGGTGCCGCAGGCGGTGGCGCAACTGCGCGGGCGCCAGCGGCGGCGGCACGGGCGCGGGTGGGGGCGCGGGGGCGCCCGGCGCGGGAGCGCGGGCGCGGGCGATGATCTGCGTGCACTCGTCTATGACCGTCTGGATGCGCAGCACCGACGCGGCGGTGAGCACCTGCAGCGCCTCGCCCTGCGCCACCACCAGCGAGCCGCTGTAGAGGAACTCGACGAGCTGGCGCACCGTCTGCGCGGGCACCACCGGCGGCACGCGGATCTCCGAGTGGCCAAGCAGAAGCTTGTCCTGGAAGAAGGGTGAGCCGGCGGCCAGCACGCACCGGTGGGCGCGCAGCGAGGCCTCTCGGATGCGGACCGTCACGTCGCAGAAGTGCCCGCCCAGCCGCTGCCCGTTGAGGGTCTCGAGCAGGGACCGCGAGAAGTTCTGCAGGTGGATGTGGTGCaccgcctccgccgccgccgccgccatctgCGCGGGACGGGCGGTGTGAGCGGGGGCCCTCCCCTCGTTCTGCATCGGATGGGGCGGTGAGGGGGTCAGCCATCCCTTCAGCGGGCCGAGGGGCCGCACACCCCCAGGCCTCAGGAGCCCCAGCCCTCTCCAGTGCCCCTGGCCCCTCCAAGTCCTGGTTCCCGAACCAGCAGGACTCCCCTCCCCGCCTCCAGGACTTATGTGGCCGCCCCCTCCCCCGACCCGCAGCCTCCAGCGCACCGCCGGGCGAGGGCTGGGGACAGCAGAGCTTTGCGGCCCTCCCGGTCGTGCTCACTGCCAGAGTGGGGAGACCCAGGGCTCGCCTCCCCTATTTTGCCCGACCGACCCCCTCTTCCCCTAACTCCCATCCATGGCCTCCCCCACCTTCTCCTCCAATAGGGTGAAGAGGGCAGGGGCCCCTATATAGaacactccctccccaccctgccagtTAAGACTCCCACCACTAAGGACTTCTTTTTCACCTCCCCTTGGCAGGGCCCTCAACCTTGGCGCATCCAAGACCCTTGCAAACCCAGACCCAGAGGTCTGCTGCCTCAGAACCTGGTTATATCGAGTGTATGCGCAGGTCTTCAATGGGGTGGGGCTGGCATGAATGGCCTGTGGGCCTAAGGGTGCTGATAGTCACAGAGAGTTGAGAGGAGGTTGGGCATTAGGCTGGCAGGTTTCCTGAGTGCAcactaagtggcttcagtcgtgtctgcctctgcaaccccatggactgcagcccaccgggctcctctatccatgggaagattctccaggcaagaatactggagtgggttgccatgtcctccaggggatctttccagtccAGGGATGAAacttgggtctcttatgtctcctgtattggcaggcaggttctttaccactagcgccacctgggaagcctggcaggtgCTGCCGGAAGGGAGGAAAATACATGGTCTCTGGCTGAGGGGAGCACGTCTAGTGGGAGACATGTCTTGCAGCCTGTGCTTCCTGGAATCTTGATGCGACCTATGGGGTACCCATGGGACCCAGGGTGTGGGTGTGGCATTGAGAGGGGCCTGTGGACTGCCCAGGTCTGTGTGATTGGTTGGGTGCATGTGGAGTAGCAGAGACCTCAGGTTTAGCATGGGTGAGCAATATGGACACTTCTTGTCCAACTACAGCCTGGAAATCCCAGCACTGCCCACCCTCAGGCACCTAAAAGGGGAAGCGATTCCCAGGGATCTCTGGGAATCTGAGAAGCTCAGCTACTTCACTGTCAAACAGGCAGCATGCttgctgggcctcagtttcccctttatCAAACGGATGAGAAACCCTGAGACGGGCCCACTCTACCCCAGTCTGGTTCAGGTGAGGCCTCGAAATCCTCTGAGCCTGCTGGGGTCTCACACTCACCCCCTCTGGCTCCTTAACGTCCAAATCGACTTTCCTTTGCTGTGGGCCGTTCATACTCCGTATCTGACCCCTCGGACCACTTTGCATgactccaccaggctcccccacctcCCGGTCTATTCCCCACCCGACAGCCAGAGGGAGCCTGTTGAGATCTATTAAGAACAGATCGGGACCCTCCTTAGCTCTGGGGTCTCCACGACAATTCCTTACTCAGGCCAAGTCTTCACGTGCCGTTACCTCTGCCGCAAGCACCCTGCACAGGCTTTATACGCCCGCACCTAAAGGACTTTCAGCCTGTGCCCGGGCGACGCGGGCAAAAGCCCGCGCCCCAGTCCGTGGGGACTGGCCCTTCCTTTTCCGCCCCGCGCCCCGGCAGGCTCCGGTCTCTGCAGGTGCAGCGGAGTCTCGGGCGCCTCGGAACAAAGGCCCACCTTGAGCCGCGGCTCCCAGGCATCCTCGCTGCCGCCCCTTGACCCACGCCGTGCCCTCTGCTCCGAGCACCCTCTCGAGTTCCCTGCGCCATGCCTCGCGCCCCCTCGACTCCTGCACCCCGTTCTCCGATCGGCTCCGGCTGCGCCCGCCCCGGCCCAGGCCCAGCCGGGTTCCCGCCTCCGCGCCCCGGCCCGCGACATGCCCCCGTCCTGCAGCGCCCCCTCACGTCTGCGGCGAGCGCGCCGAGCCCAGCGCGGGCGCCCCTCCCTTGGCACGCCCCGGCCTCCCCACGGGCCCTGCTGCAGGGGGATGCTCGCCTGACCCCACCTCCGGCTCCTCCTCAGGCACCAGGCCGGGCGGTGGCCGCCTCCAGCTCACCACCTCCGAGGCCGCACTTCCGGGCCGCGACGCCGGCGGAACCGAAGTCCGCAGCTGCCGCGCCGCGGCGAACCATTCGGTCAGAGCACGTTTCCGGCGTTTCCATGGAGACTAGTCGCCGCCGCCAGGTCGCACTTCCGGCCAAAGTCGCAGGGGGCCGGGGCAATCACGCAGCTTCGCCCTAGcgacggggcgggggcgggaccTGCGCTGTCGATCCGTAGGCCACGCCCCTCGCATGTGGGCTGGGCGGGAGAAGGTGTGgcggggtgagggtgggagggcgGTGGACTCCCTAGCCCGGGGCGGGTCCCGGCGGGTCGAAACCCCTCAGGTAGATGAGGACAGCCCAGGCGTCCACCTGTGTGGGTCTAGCGGCTGCGAGTGGAATGTGGGAGCAGACGGCCACCTCCTTGCCCTGGCCCAGGGAGAAGGTGAGGCACCGGACTAGATGCCTCTACAGCAGGCGCGCCTGCCCCAGGGAGGGGTGTGAGGAGGGAATGTTCAGAGTGCTTTCAGCAGGCCGCACTCCGCGCCAACGCTCAGAAAATAAAGGTGGTAGAGGCGGTGAGATGGGTCTTGCGTCTACCTGGGAGGTGGTGAGCAGCCAGACTCCAAAGAGGCACTTTAGAGCCCAGAGTGTGTGGGAAGAACTGTCCCGGCAGAGGAACAGCCTGGACCTCCAAGGACCTTGAGTTGGGCCTGGCTGTCGAGGGCCCCGGGGGAGCCAGGCCCACTGGATGTGGACTGACCGGGTCTTAGGCTCTACTCATGGGGGCTGAAGGAAGAGGGAGGTGATGCCTAGACCGCAGTGGACCCCATGCTTTGTGCGGCAGGTTCAGAGTCCAGAGTGGAAGGGGCCGACTTCTCAGCTCCAGTATGAGGATAAGGTCacagcccctgcctcctgccttagGCACCTACTGAGCGAACAGGGAAGGGAGCATTCCGTGGCCCAGGCCCCCAGGAAGCTAATTAAAATCCCAGTCTCATGGCCTCATTGTCCTTGTTAAGAATCTGAGTCCTTCAACAATGGCCTGCTCAACTCCCTGTATCTCTTCCGTCCAACTTCTCATCCCTGGTTTTTATCACTGATCATGCTTCACTGGCTTCACAGGCCCCTTGCTGTGCCCACCTCGACCTGTGAGGCCAGGGGTTCACCTGTGTCCTGTGTCTTGACACCTGGTGCCACTGCAGCCTAAAAGGACTGGAACTGCCAAAGCTGCCCTGGACTGGCCTGATTCCACAGGATTTGGGGGCATTAAGTGAGGATTCTAATAGTTCAGAGTACATAGCAGGTACAACTAAGGTTACTCATCAGCTGACTAGATAAGGAGATAGTCCTGGATTGTTTGGATGGGCTCTAGGGAATCATAAGGGTTCTTTATTGTTGTTCATTGGCTAAGTtgtgactctttatgaccccatggactgactgtagggCTTCCtgtccacgccaggcttccctgtccttcgctatctcctggagcttgctcaaactcatgcccatccagttggtgatgtcatccagcttgtcttctgtcgtccccttctcctcctgccctcaatctttccaggcatgggagtcctttccaatgagttggctcttcgcatctggtgaccaacgtattggagcttcaacttcagcatcagtccttccagtaaatattcagggttgatttcctttgggactgactggttggatctccttgcagtccaagggactctgaagagtcttctccagcaccaccgttcaaaatcatcaattctttggcactcagccttctttatggtgaaaatctcacatccatacatgaatactggaaaaactaaagctttgactatacaggcctttgtcagcaaagtgatttatctgctttttaacacactgtctaggtttgtcatagtttgtCATAAGTGTTCTTAAACGTAGAAGAATACTTGAAGTAGGAGGAGGACTCCAAGGttttgaaggcagagggagagggcTGTGTGGTGAGGAATGTGTGGGTCGTGGTAGTGGACTCTCAAATCTCAGAAGAGCCCTGGGAGACAGCCAACAAGAGAACAGGGACTTCGTCTTACAGCTATGGAGCTGGCTTTTCTAGCAACCTGACTGAGCTGGGAAGCAGACTCTTCCCcccacccaacacacacatacagtttttgttttacttaatgttaattattttttgactgtgccgcATGCCTTGTGGGATCCCAGCTCCCCACCGTGggagcacagagccctaaccgCTGGCCTCTGGGGAAGTTTGCACAGTTTGTGTCAGGAGTCAGAAGcctcagcccctcctcccaggCCACCCAGGGTCCGCAGTCTCCCTCCAACTTCCTGCTGTGGCAGCCACCATCCAAGGGGAAACCCAGTGTTCAGCTCTGCAAACCCAGCCTTATCGTGGTGGACATGGGCTGTGCCAGCTGTGGGATCTCACacgcttgcaaagtaatgctcaaaattctccaagccaggcttcaacagtacgtgaaccatgaacttcaagatgttcaagctggatttagaaaaggcagaggaaccagaggtcaaattgccgacatcccttggatcataaaaaaaaaacaagagagttccagaaaaacatctatttctgctttatggactatatcagtctttgactatgtggatcacaacaaattgtggggaattcttcaagagatgggaatactagacccccctgacctgcctcctgaaaactctgtatgcaagtcaagaagtaacagaactggacatggaacaagagactggttccaaatcagaaaaggagtacatcaaggctgtatattgtcacgctgcttatttaacttatatgcagagtacatcatgagaaatgctgggctggatgaagcacaaattggaatcaacattgccaggagaaatatccataacctcagatatgcagatgacaccacccttatggcagaaagtgaagaagaactgaagagcctcttgatgaaagtgaaagaggagagtggaaaagttggcttaaaattcaacattcagaaaactaagatcatggcatcctgtcccatcacttcatggcaaatagatggggaaacaatggaaacagtgagagactttattttcttggactccaaaatcactgcagatggtgactgcagccatgaaatgtaaaggtgcttgctccttgtcagaaaagctatgcccaacctagacagcatattaaaaaacagcgacattgctttgccaacaaaggtctgtctagtcaaagctatggtctttccagtagtcatgtatggatgtgagagttgaa from Muntiacus reevesi chromosome 2, mMunRee1.1, whole genome shotgun sequence harbors:
- the ZBTB45 gene encoding zinc finger and BTB domain-containing protein 45 isoform X1, with product MSRAGARRREPGWAWAGAGAAGADRRTGCRSRGGARHGAGNSRGCSEQRARRGSRGGSEDAWEPRLKMAAAAAEAVHHIHLQNFSRSLLETLNGQRLGGHFCDVTVRIREASLRAHRCVLAAGSPFFQDKLLLGHSEIRVPPVVPAQTVRQLVEFLYSGSLVVAQGEALQVLTAASVLRIQTVIDECTQIIARARAPAPGAPAPPPAPVPPPLAPAQLRHRLRHLLAARPPGPPGAAHPRKQRQPARLQLPAPPAPAKAEGAAADPALTAAADDGDDDDEADDETDGEDGEGGGPGEGQAPPAFPDCATGFLPAAADGTREEPPVPAGLSDYSGPGRNFLRGTSAAEDVFPDGYVSAWQEGDQGAPEGCPAETPAPPDCVLSGPRPPGVKTPGPPVALFPFHLGAPGPPAQPPPAASGAAPAPPPAFYPALQPDAAPSAPLGEAPAPAAAAPSTTPARAPGAEPPAYECSHCHKTFSSRKNYTKHMFIHSGEKPHQCAVCWRSFSLRDYLLKHMVTHTGVRAFQCAVCAKRFTQKSSLNVHMRTHRPERAPCPACGKVFSHRALLERHLAAHPAP
- the ZBTB45 gene encoding zinc finger and BTB domain-containing protein 45 isoform X2 — translated: MAAAAAEAVHHIHLQNFSRSLLETLNGQRLGGHFCDVTVRIREASLRAHRCVLAAGSPFFQDKLLLGHSEIRVPPVVPAQTVRQLVEFLYSGSLVVAQGEALQVLTAASVLRIQTVIDECTQIIARARAPAPGAPAPPPAPVPPPLAPAQLRHRLRHLLAARPPGPPGAAHPRKQRQPARLQLPAPPAPAKAEGAAADPALTAAADDGDDDDEADDETDGEDGEGGGPGEGQAPPAFPDCATGFLPAAADGTREEPPVPAGLSDYSGPGRNFLRGTSAAEDVFPDGYVSAWQEGDQGAPEGCPAETPAPPDCVLSGPRPPGVKTPGPPVALFPFHLGAPGPPAQPPPAASGAAPAPPPAFYPALQPDAAPSAPLGEAPAPAAAAPSTTPARAPGAEPPAYECSHCHKTFSSRKNYTKHMFIHSGEKPHQCAVCWRSFSLRDYLLKHMVTHTGVRAFQCAVCAKRFTQKSSLNVHMRTHRPERAPCPACGKVFSHRALLERHLAAHPAP